One window from the genome of Alkalihalobacillus sp. LMS6 encodes:
- the ssb gene encoding single-stranded DNA-binding protein, which yields MLNRVVLVGRLTRDPELRFTPNGVAVANFTLAVNRPFSNQQGEREADFINCVVWRKPAENVANFLKKGSLAGVDGRVQTRSYDNNEGKRVFVTEIVAESVQFLEPRNSQNNQNQNAGGSQGNYGSGSGNSGSGGNRSNGYDNDPFSNDGSIDISDDDLPF from the coding sequence TTGTTAAACCGTGTTGTTCTTGTAGGCCGACTAACCCGTGACCCTGAGCTTCGTTTTACACCAAATGGTGTGGCTGTTGCGAACTTTACGCTTGCAGTCAACCGACCATTCTCAAACCAACAAGGGGAGAGAGAAGCGGACTTCATTAACTGCGTTGTTTGGAGAAAACCAGCCGAAAACGTAGCAAACTTCTTAAAAAAAGGAAGTTTAGCAGGCGTTGATGGACGAGTTCAAACGCGTAGTTATGATAATAACGAAGGCAAACGGGTATTTGTAACTGAAATAGTGGCAGAGAGCGTTCAATTCCTTGAACCTCGTAATAGCCAAAATAATCAAAACCAAAACGCTGGTGGTTCTCAAGGAAACTATGGTTCAGGATCAGGAAATTCAGGTTCAGGTGGAAACCGTTCAAACGGTTACGACAACGATCCGTTTTCAAATGATGGCTCAATCGATATTTCCGACGATGACTTACCATTTTAA
- the ychF gene encoding redox-regulated ATPase YchF — translation MALTTGIVGLPNVGKSTLFNAITQAGAESANYPFCTIDPNVGIVEVPDDRLNKLTELVKPKKTIPTAFEFTDIAGIVEGASKGEGLGNKFLSHIRQVDAISHVVRCFADENITHVSGGVNPLRDIEVINLELILADLESVDKRLTRVAKLARTKDKEAVAELAVLEMLKEAFEDEKPARSIEFDEDQQKIVKQLHLLTSKPVLYVANVSEEDLVADEDNEYVKQVKEFASQENSNVIVVCAKIESEIAELEGEEKEMFLEELGIEESGLDQLIRAAYSLLGLETYFTAGEQEVRAWTFRNGTKAPQAAGIIHTDFERGFIRAETVSYDDLVDAGNMGVAKERGKVRLEGKDYVVKDGDVIHFRFNV, via the coding sequence GTGGCTTTAACGACAGGAATTGTTGGTCTACCAAATGTTGGGAAATCAACGTTATTTAATGCAATTACTCAGGCTGGTGCTGAATCAGCAAACTATCCGTTTTGTACAATTGACCCGAATGTGGGAATTGTTGAAGTACCGGACGATCGTTTAAATAAACTGACGGAGCTTGTTAAACCGAAAAAAACCATTCCAACTGCATTTGAATTTACAGATATTGCAGGGATTGTTGAAGGGGCAAGCAAGGGAGAAGGATTAGGAAACAAGTTCCTATCACATATTCGTCAAGTAGACGCGATTTCCCACGTTGTACGTTGCTTTGCTGATGAGAATATTACGCACGTATCAGGTGGGGTCAACCCGCTAAGAGATATTGAAGTCATCAATTTAGAATTAATTTTGGCTGATCTAGAGTCTGTCGATAAACGATTAACGCGTGTAGCGAAATTAGCGAGAACAAAAGATAAAGAGGCAGTTGCAGAGCTTGCTGTGCTGGAAATGTTGAAAGAAGCCTTTGAGGATGAAAAGCCTGCTCGTAGTATTGAATTTGATGAAGATCAGCAAAAAATTGTGAAACAGCTTCATTTGTTAACAAGCAAGCCAGTTTTATACGTGGCAAATGTCTCTGAAGAAGATTTAGTAGCAGATGAAGACAATGAGTATGTGAAACAAGTAAAAGAATTCGCTTCCCAAGAAAACAGCAATGTGATTGTCGTATGTGCGAAGATTGAATCTGAAATTGCAGAGCTTGAAGGCGAAGAGAAGGAAATGTTCCTTGAAGAGTTAGGCATTGAAGAGTCTGGTTTAGATCAGCTCATTCGTGCAGCTTATTCTTTACTTGGTCTTGAGACCTACTTCACAGCAGGAGAACAAGAGGTAAGAGCGTGGACTTTCCGCAATGGAACTAAAGCGCCTCAAGCCGCAGGAATTATTCATACAGACTTCGAACGTGGCTTTATTCGTGCGGAAACCGTATCCTATGACGATTTAGTTGATGCTGGGAATATGGGCGTAGCGAAGGAACGTGGGAAAGTGCGTCTTGAAGGGAAAGATTATGTTGTTAAAGACGGAGATGTCATTCACTTCCGCTTTAATGTATAA
- a CDS encoding DUF951 domain-containing protein produces the protein MADKEFALHDVVEMKKQHPCGENRWKIIRMGMDVRIKCLGCQHSVMLPRRDFSKKLKKVIESEKE, from the coding sequence GTGGCAGATAAGGAATTTGCGTTACATGATGTCGTAGAGATGAAAAAACAGCATCCTTGTGGAGAGAATCGATGGAAGATCATTCGCATGGGGATGGATGTGCGTATAAAATGCTTAGGTTGTCAACATAGTGTCATGCTACCACGTCGGGATTTCTCAAAAAAACTAAAAAAAGTGATTGAATCTGAGAAAGAGTAA
- the rpsR gene encoding 30S ribosomal protein S18, protein MARRGRPKRRKVCFFTANKITHIDYKDVDLLKRFISERGKILPRRVTGTSAKYQRKLTVAIKRSRQIALLPYVNEVN, encoded by the coding sequence ATGGCACGTCGCGGTCGTCCAAAGCGTAGAAAGGTTTGTTTCTTTACAGCAAACAAAATCACGCATATTGACTATAAAGATGTTGATTTGCTTAAACGTTTCATTTCTGAGCGTGGGAAAATTCTTCCACGTCGCGTAACTGGAACATCTGCAAAATATCAACGTAAATTAACTGTAGCTATTAAGCGCAGTCGTCAAATTGCTTTACTTCCATATGTAAACGAAGTAAATTAA
- the rpsF gene encoding 30S ribosomal protein S6, whose amino-acid sequence MRKYEIMYIIAPNLEEAANKEIVERYSKVLTDNGAEILKVDEIGKKRLAYEINDFKDGYYVLISVQANTEAINEFNRLIKINDNVIRVLVTKDEQ is encoded by the coding sequence ATGCGTAAGTACGAAATTATGTACATTATCGCTCCAAACCTAGAAGAGGCAGCAAACAAAGAAATCGTTGAGCGCTACAGCAAAGTGCTCACTGATAATGGTGCTGAAATCTTAAAGGTAGACGAGATCGGTAAAAAACGTTTAGCTTATGAAATCAATGATTTCAAAGACGGCTACTACGTTCTTATTAGCGTACAAGCAAACACTGAAGCAATCAATGAATTTAATCGTCTGATTAAAATTAATGATAATGTTATCCGTGTGCTTGTTACAAAAGACGAACAATAA